In the Paenibacillus pabuli genome, one interval contains:
- a CDS encoding serine hydrolase domain-containing protein — MSSIVNSFVHHIEAQQLNVLSVRVLKHGETRGVWDRTEDTRRLQHSISKSFTCMAVGLALEEGIFTLESQLGEYFTWPTPASDLTAFPPANLTLYDLLRMSSGHDVPVLWAEERATLAEKDWAKYYMSLPLDRIPGEAFTYSSADTFMISAMFQAASGQTVKDYLIPRLFEPLEIFDVEWETSPLGITLGCAGLQLTNEELGRFGQFLLQKGNWKGTQLVPAKWIDLATTRQIATPGEGDWGQGYGYQFWLCSHNAFRADGAYGQLCVVLPELDAVVAVSSDELNMQAILDLIWSDILPHLESNPSS, encoded by the coding sequence ATGTCCAGCATCGTTAATAGCTTTGTTCATCATATCGAGGCACAGCAATTAAACGTATTGTCCGTCCGTGTGCTGAAGCATGGAGAAACACGTGGAGTGTGGGACCGTACTGAGGATACACGGCGCTTACAGCATTCGATCAGTAAATCGTTTACCTGTATGGCTGTAGGATTGGCACTTGAAGAAGGAATATTTACACTCGAATCCCAACTGGGAGAATACTTCACATGGCCAACACCTGCTTCGGACCTAACGGCCTTCCCTCCTGCGAATCTCACGCTGTATGATCTACTGCGGATGTCCTCAGGGCATGATGTTCCCGTACTCTGGGCGGAGGAACGGGCCACTCTTGCGGAAAAGGATTGGGCTAAATATTACATGTCACTTCCACTCGACAGAATCCCTGGCGAAGCATTTACATACAGCAGTGCCGATACTTTTATGATCTCGGCCATGTTTCAAGCAGCCTCAGGTCAGACCGTAAAAGATTATCTAATTCCCAGGCTGTTTGAACCGCTGGAGATTTTCGACGTGGAATGGGAAACCTCTCCCCTGGGCATTACATTAGGCTGTGCGGGCTTACAGCTTACGAATGAGGAATTAGGCCGATTCGGACAGTTCTTGCTTCAGAAGGGCAATTGGAAAGGCACTCAGCTGGTTCCTGCGAAATGGATAGACCTTGCAACAACTCGCCAGATCGCGACGCCGGGTGAAGGCGATTGGGGACAAGGATACGGTTATCAATTTTGGCTGTGTTCTCACAACGCATTCCGCGCCGACGGGGCTTATGGTCAACTATGCGTGGTTCTACCGGAATTGGATGCAGTGGTTGCCGTCAGTAGTGACGAATTGAACATGCAGGCCATTTTGGACCTGATATGGTCGGATATACTTCCCCATCTTGAAAGTAACCCATCAAGCTAG
- a CDS encoding AbrB/MazE/SpoVT family DNA-binding domain-containing protein, with protein sequence MKPAGVVRKVDQLGRIVLPKSLRKRYQMNEGDPVEILVQGDHIILERYRPKCIFCGSMEEVNEFKERYICAQCLDEMTQLPQHG encoded by the coding sequence ATGAAGCCAGCTGGAGTAGTTCGCAAAGTTGACCAATTGGGTAGGATCGTATTGCCTAAATCTTTGCGTAAAAGGTATCAAATGAATGAGGGAGATCCTGTAGAGATCTTAGTACAAGGGGACCATATCATTCTGGAGAGATACCGTCCAAAATGTATTTTCTGCGGATCGATGGAAGAAGTCAATGAATTCAAAGAGCGTTACATATGCGCACAATGTCTAGATGAGATGACCCAGCTCCCACAGCACGGGTAA
- the trmL gene encoding tRNA (uridine(34)/cytosine(34)/5-carboxymethylaminomethyluridine(34)-2'-O)-methyltransferase TrmL → MALHIVLVEPEIPANTGNISRTCAATGTHLHLVRPLGFRTDDATLKRAGLDYWHAVHIEYHDSFAEVQEKYPEGRFFYATTKAKNRYSDFTFQDEDFLVFGKETKGLPPELIAANPETCMRMPMTGDVRSLNLSNSAAIIVYEALRQLNFPGLD, encoded by the coding sequence ATGGCTTTGCATATCGTTCTGGTTGAACCGGAGATCCCCGCAAATACCGGCAATATTTCTCGTACCTGCGCGGCTACGGGTACGCATCTGCACTTGGTTCGGCCACTCGGGTTCCGGACGGATGATGCTACCTTGAAACGGGCTGGCCTGGATTACTGGCATGCAGTTCACATTGAATATCATGATTCATTTGCTGAGGTTCAGGAAAAGTATCCGGAGGGTCGCTTTTTTTACGCAACCACGAAGGCGAAGAACCGCTATAGCGATTTTACATTCCAGGATGAAGATTTTTTGGTTTTTGGCAAAGAGACCAAAGGACTACCTCCTGAATTAATTGCTGCCAATCCGGAAACGTGTATGAGAATGCCCATGACAGGTGATGTGCGTTCATTAAACTTGTCCAATTCGGCGGCAATTATCGTATATGAAGCTTTACGACAGTTGAATTTCCCGGGCTTGGATTGA
- the serC gene encoding 3-phosphoserine/phosphohydroxythreonine transaminase, producing MTKRAYNFNAGPAALPLEVLERAQAEFVDFRNTGMSIMEMSHRGAVYESVHNEAQERLLSLLGNPKGYKVLFLQGGASTQFAMLPMNLLGADQTASYVMTGSWAKKALSEAKLIGETHVAASSEADKYMKLPDVSNLSLPDRTAYVHLTSNETIEGTQFKSFPDTGSVPLIADMSSDIFCKPFDLNQFGMIYAGAQKNLGPSGITVVIAREELVSESPKTIPTMLRYSTHTENNSLYNTPPSFSVYMVNEVLKWIEEQGGLKGIEQKNIKKAELLYNTIDSSGGFYRGCVDAADRSLMNVTFRLASEELEKQFIKASEQEGFVGLKGHRSVGGLRASIYNAAPYESVKALTDFMSHFQKTNG from the coding sequence ATGACAAAGAGAGCGTATAATTTTAATGCAGGACCAGCGGCACTGCCACTAGAGGTTTTGGAGCGTGCGCAAGCAGAATTTGTTGATTTTCGTAATACGGGCATGTCGATTATGGAGATGTCTCACCGTGGGGCAGTGTACGAGTCCGTACATAATGAAGCACAGGAGCGTTTGTTGTCGCTCTTAGGTAATCCGAAGGGATACAAGGTTCTGTTTCTTCAGGGCGGAGCAAGCACCCAGTTCGCCATGCTGCCAATGAACCTGCTAGGGGCAGATCAAACCGCAAGTTATGTCATGACAGGCAGCTGGGCCAAAAAGGCGTTGTCTGAAGCGAAGCTGATTGGTGAAACCCACGTTGCAGCTTCTTCCGAGGCTGACAAATACATGAAATTGCCTGATGTATCGAATCTGAGTTTGCCTGACCGTACAGCTTATGTACATCTGACATCCAATGAAACGATCGAGGGTACGCAGTTCAAGTCTTTCCCGGATACGGGATCTGTACCGCTAATTGCTGACATGTCGAGTGATATTTTCTGTAAACCATTCGATCTTAATCAGTTTGGCATGATTTATGCAGGTGCGCAGAAAAACCTTGGACCATCTGGAATTACAGTGGTAATTGCTCGGGAGGAGCTCGTAAGCGAATCACCAAAAACGATCCCAACGATGCTTCGTTACAGTACACATACCGAAAACAATTCCCTATATAATACCCCGCCTTCTTTCTCTGTTTACATGGTAAATGAAGTTTTGAAATGGATTGAAGAACAAGGTGGACTGAAAGGGATCGAACAAAAGAACATCAAGAAAGCAGAATTGCTCTATAACACAATTGATTCCTCAGGCGGCTTCTACCGTGGCTGTGTCGATGCAGCAGACCGTTCCCTGATGAACGTGACGTTCCGTCTTGCTTCGGAAGAATTGGAGAAACAATTCATCAAAGCTTCCGAACAGGAAGGGTTCGTAGGATTGAAAGGACACCGCAGTGTCGGAGGTCTTCGTGCTTCCATCTACAATGCAGCTCCTTACGAGAGTGTTAAAGCCCTCACCGACTTTATGAGCCACTTTCAGAAGACAAATGGATAA
- the glnA gene encoding type I glutamate--ammonia ligase, translating into MSVENVLKSIQENNIEWVDFRFVDLAGRAHHISLPASAVDADTFVNGVAFDGSSIQGFRGIEESDMVMMPDPEATYVDPFTAHPTLNVMCDIFTPDGERYERDPRSIAVKAEAFLKESGVGTAAFFAPESEFFIFDDVRYESGTNSSSYYVDSEEASWNTNRKEEGGNLGFKVRTKGGYVPVAPVDTQQDIRSEMCRLLEEAGLSIERHHHEVATAGQAEINFRFDTLKKTADNLLVYKYIVHNTARQYGKVATFMPKPLFGDNGSGMHVHQSIFDGDSPLFYDKAGYANLSEMALHYIGGILYHAPALIALTNPSTNSFKRLVPGYEAPVNLVYSKGNRSAAVRIPVAAVTPKGCRIEFRTPDSTANPYLAFSAMLMAGLDGIKRKINPTELGYGPLDKNIYDLSDADKENIRSVPASLEEALDALAADNEFLTEGGVFTKEFIENYINLKRDEAKAVAIRIHPHEYSLYFDC; encoded by the coding sequence ATGTCGGTTGAAAACGTATTGAAATCAATTCAAGAGAACAACATCGAGTGGGTAGATTTTCGTTTTGTAGATTTAGCTGGTCGTGCACATCACATCTCGTTGCCAGCTTCGGCTGTTGATGCAGACACGTTCGTAAATGGAGTAGCTTTTGACGGTTCTTCTATCCAAGGTTTCCGTGGAATCGAAGAGTCCGATATGGTTATGATGCCAGATCCTGAAGCGACTTATGTCGATCCGTTCACTGCACACCCTACATTGAATGTTATGTGTGATATCTTTACACCAGATGGCGAGCGCTATGAGCGTGACCCACGCAGCATCGCTGTTAAAGCCGAAGCTTTCCTGAAAGAGAGCGGTGTAGGTACAGCAGCATTCTTCGCACCTGAGTCCGAATTCTTCATCTTCGACGATGTACGTTATGAGAGCGGCACGAACAGCTCTTCTTACTACGTTGATTCCGAAGAAGCATCATGGAACACGAACCGCAAGGAAGAAGGCGGCAACCTGGGCTTCAAAGTTCGCACAAAAGGCGGATATGTACCTGTAGCACCGGTGGATACTCAACAAGATATCCGTAGTGAAATGTGTCGTCTGTTGGAAGAAGCTGGCCTGTCGATCGAGCGTCATCACCACGAAGTGGCAACTGCCGGTCAAGCTGAAATCAACTTCCGTTTTGATACGTTGAAGAAAACAGCAGATAACCTGCTTGTATACAAATACATCGTGCATAACACTGCACGTCAATATGGCAAGGTAGCCACATTCATGCCGAAACCATTGTTCGGTGATAATGGTAGCGGAATGCACGTTCACCAATCGATCTTCGATGGCGATTCCCCATTGTTCTACGACAAAGCGGGATATGCAAACCTGAGCGAAATGGCACTGCACTACATCGGAGGAATTCTGTATCACGCACCAGCTTTGATCGCATTGACGAACCCAAGTACAAACTCATTCAAACGTCTTGTACCTGGTTACGAAGCACCGGTAAACCTGGTTTACTCCAAAGGTAACCGCTCTGCAGCAGTACGGATCCCGGTTGCAGCCGTGACACCTAAAGGTTGTCGTATCGAGTTCCGTACTCCTGACTCCACAGCTAACCCTTACCTGGCATTCTCCGCAATGCTGATGGCGGGTCTGGACGGAATCAAACGCAAAATCAACCCAACTGAGCTTGGTTACGGTCCACTCGACAAGAACATCTATGATTTGTCAGATGCTGACAAAGAAAATATCCGCAGCGTTCCAGCTTCCCTGGAAGAGGCGCTTGATGCTCTGGCAGCAGACAATGAGTTCTTGACTGAAGGCGGCGTATTCACTAAAGAATTCATCGAGAACTACATCAACCTCAAACGCGATGAAGCAAAAGCAGTAGCGATCCGCATTCATCCGCACGAATACAGCCTCTACTTCGACTGCTAA
- the aroF gene encoding 3-deoxy-7-phosphoheptulonate synthase, which yields MIVIAGKATPEEQIQDIVAVIEKEGLQVHISRGEDRTIIGLIGKVEPKMQEHLRQMKGVENVVRISKSYKLASRDFHPEDTIISIKGVDIGGKELVVMGGPCAVESAAQIDEIAGLVKAAGGQVLRGGAFKPRTGPYSFQGTGVEGLIMMAEAGKKHDLLTITEVMTPEYVDICAEYADILQVGTRNMQNFDLLRKLGECGKPVLLKRGFSATYDELLNAAEYILAGGNPNVMLCERGIRTFESYTRNTLDLSAIPVLQSLSHLPVISDPSHGTGRRELVEPMTKASVAAGANGLIIEMHTDPDNSMTGDGVQSLFPDQFANLLQDLEKLAPIVGKTFNTAKQPAEFFPARVGV from the coding sequence ATGATCGTTATTGCAGGTAAAGCAACACCAGAGGAACAGATTCAGGATATCGTCGCTGTGATTGAAAAGGAAGGGCTTCAGGTGCATATCTCTCGCGGGGAGGATCGTACCATTATCGGATTGATTGGTAAAGTGGAACCCAAAATGCAGGAGCACCTTCGTCAAATGAAGGGCGTAGAGAATGTCGTAAGAATCTCGAAGTCCTACAAACTGGCCAGCCGTGACTTCCATCCCGAAGATACCATCATTTCTATTAAGGGAGTCGATATCGGCGGAAAAGAACTCGTCGTTATGGGCGGACCCTGTGCGGTTGAATCTGCTGCCCAAATTGACGAAATTGCAGGTCTTGTGAAAGCAGCTGGTGGTCAGGTTCTGCGCGGTGGTGCATTTAAACCTCGTACAGGTCCATACAGCTTCCAGGGGACAGGTGTAGAAGGGCTCATCATGATGGCTGAAGCTGGCAAGAAACATGATCTGCTGACCATCACAGAAGTAATGACTCCGGAATACGTTGATATTTGCGCGGAGTACGCGGATATTCTGCAAGTCGGTACCCGGAACATGCAAAACTTCGATTTGCTGCGTAAGCTGGGTGAATGCGGTAAACCGGTATTGCTGAAACGCGGCTTCAGTGCGACGTACGATGAGCTGCTGAACGCGGCTGAGTACATCCTTGCTGGAGGTAACCCTAATGTAATGCTCTGTGAGCGTGGCATTCGTACGTTTGAATCCTATACTCGCAATACGCTCGACCTGTCGGCGATTCCTGTGCTGCAGTCTCTTAGTCATCTCCCTGTCATTTCCGATCCAAGCCATGGTACAGGACGTCGTGAGCTGGTAGAACCGATGACGAAAGCTTCCGTTGCTGCTGGTGCCAATGGCTTGATTATCGAGATGCACACAGATCCAGACAACTCCATGACAGGCGACGGGGTGCAATCCCTGTTCCCTGACCAATTCGCAAACTTGCTGCAGGATCTGGAGAAACTCGCTCCAATCGTGGGCAAAACGTTTAATACAGCCAAACAACCTGCTGAATTCTTCCCGGCAAGAGTAGGCGTATAA
- a CDS encoding 4-hydroxy-3-methylbut-2-enyl diphosphate reductase has translation MEVLRISPRGYCYGVVDAMVLARQAARNLDLPRPIYILGMIVHNKHVTDSFEDEGIITLDGPNRIEILSQVESGTVIFTAHGVSPEVRKMARDKGLTTVDATCPDVTKTHDLIREKTAEGYQIIYIGKKNHPEPEGAVGVAPDQVHLIEKEEEIDALNVPSGRILITNQTTMSQWDIKHIMSRLLEKYPGAEIHNEICLATQVRQEAVAEQAGQADLVIVVGDPRSNNSNRLAQVSEEIAGVTAYRVSDVSEIKQEWLKGVNKVAVTSGASTPTPITKEVIRYLEQYEHDQPETWEIKRTVNMSKLLPPVREKTRTT, from the coding sequence GTGGAAGTACTGCGAATTTCGCCGCGAGGGTATTGTTACGGAGTTGTGGATGCCATGGTATTGGCACGTCAGGCAGCACGTAATCTTGATTTACCACGGCCTATATATATATTGGGTATGATTGTGCATAACAAACATGTGACGGATTCCTTTGAAGATGAGGGAATCATTACACTGGATGGTCCGAACCGGATTGAAATCTTGAGTCAGGTGGAGAGCGGTACGGTCATCTTTACGGCCCACGGTGTATCTCCTGAGGTGCGCAAGATGGCACGGGACAAAGGGCTGACTACAGTGGACGCAACATGTCCGGATGTAACCAAGACCCATGACCTTATTCGGGAGAAGACGGCTGAAGGTTATCAGATCATCTATATCGGCAAAAAGAATCATCCTGAACCCGAGGGTGCTGTTGGGGTAGCGCCTGACCAGGTGCACCTGATTGAGAAGGAAGAAGAAATTGATGCACTGAATGTGCCATCTGGCAGAATTCTCATTACCAATCAGACAACCATGAGCCAGTGGGACATCAAACACATCATGAGCCGTCTTCTGGAGAAATATCCTGGTGCTGAAATTCATAACGAAATATGTCTAGCTACACAGGTTCGTCAGGAAGCTGTGGCTGAGCAGGCAGGTCAGGCTGATCTGGTTATCGTTGTGGGTGACCCGCGCAGCAACAACTCGAACCGGCTTGCACAAGTATCGGAAGAGATTGCGGGTGTAACGGCCTACCGCGTATCGGATGTGTCCGAGATCAAGCAGGAATGGCTGAAAGGTGTAAACAAGGTAGCTGTAACTTCAGGTGCTTCGACGCCGACACCAATTACGAAGGAAGTTATCCGTTATCTGGAGCAATATGAGCATGATCAACCGGAGACGTGGGAAATTAAGCGTACGGTCAACATGAGCAAGCTGCTGCCGCCAGTGCGGGAGAAGACCCGCACAACTTAA
- a CDS encoding sensor histidine kinase: MSIRLKLTAWYSGILAAVLIFWGVVIYAFVYFNTYQEVEQQLKSKSARITDQIGVNPLSQTLDLDPFTESQLQEAQIYIQLWDYQSQSGKISGNMEKVRIQFPVLKTNEILEKRGISKIYVNGTPFLVNQQPLSLQGTNEIRGLLQVGANVSSQERLLEALLNILVFGWLVAMALAITSGLILARKSMRPLVNVIDAANQIQSGDDLSVRIQYTGPKDEIGRLIETVNNMLERTELSFRGLEETNAAQRRFVSDASHELRTPLTTIRGNVDFLKKLWDQEGNDRPNLDEETVKEMSLEAIEDMADEGKRMSRLISDMLSLARADTGQKIELNPIPLQILVQEVARRAHFLDHQAEWRVGDLSILNGIYVNGSKDYLQQMLFIFIENAFKYTPDGSVTLDAILYKGQVGLRISDTGIGMDKDEVPFIFDRFYRADESRGATPGIGLGLSIAKWIIEEHMGSVEVVTRRGEGTTFIVWMPVVFAPPIE, from the coding sequence ATGTCCATTCGGTTAAAACTAACCGCATGGTATTCTGGCATCTTGGCAGCTGTGCTTATTTTTTGGGGTGTCGTAATCTATGCCTTTGTATATTTCAATACGTATCAGGAAGTCGAACAGCAGCTAAAGTCGAAGAGTGCACGAATTACGGACCAGATCGGGGTTAACCCGCTATCTCAAACGCTTGATCTGGACCCATTTACCGAGAGTCAGCTGCAGGAAGCTCAAATTTATATTCAACTCTGGGATTACCAGAGCCAGTCCGGCAAAATCTCTGGGAACATGGAGAAGGTTCGCATCCAATTCCCTGTTTTGAAAACGAATGAAATATTGGAAAAACGCGGGATATCCAAGATATACGTGAATGGGACTCCATTCTTAGTCAATCAGCAGCCCCTGTCTCTCCAGGGAACCAATGAAATCAGAGGGCTTCTTCAGGTCGGCGCCAATGTGAGTTCACAGGAACGATTACTGGAGGCACTGCTTAACATTTTGGTCTTTGGCTGGCTTGTAGCTATGGCGCTGGCGATTACTTCAGGTCTCATTCTTGCCCGCAAATCGATGCGTCCACTCGTCAATGTCATTGATGCAGCCAATCAGATTCAGTCCGGCGATGACCTGAGTGTCCGGATACAGTATACCGGTCCCAAAGACGAAATTGGCCGTCTAATTGAAACGGTGAATAACATGCTCGAGCGGACAGAACTGTCTTTCCGCGGCTTGGAAGAAACGAATGCTGCTCAGCGCAGATTTGTGTCGGATGCCTCCCATGAGCTGCGTACACCGCTCACTACCATTCGGGGGAATGTGGATTTCCTGAAAAAGTTATGGGATCAGGAGGGCAACGATCGACCGAATCTGGATGAGGAGACCGTCAAGGAGATGTCGCTTGAAGCAATTGAAGACATGGCGGATGAAGGCAAACGCATGAGCAGGTTGATTAGCGACATGCTGTCACTGGCAAGGGCCGATACGGGACAGAAAATAGAATTGAATCCGATTCCGCTGCAAATTTTGGTGCAAGAGGTGGCACGCAGGGCGCATTTCCTGGATCACCAGGCGGAATGGCGGGTTGGCGATTTATCGATTTTGAATGGGATTTATGTGAACGGCAGCAAAGACTATCTTCAGCAGATGCTCTTTATTTTCATTGAAAATGCATTTAAATACACGCCGGACGGTTCGGTAACGCTTGATGCCATCCTATACAAAGGCCAGGTTGGCCTCCGGATCAGTGATACAGGAATCGGGATGGATAAGGATGAGGTACCGTTTATCTTCGATCGTTTTTATCGTGCGGATGAATCCCGCGGCGCTACACCGGGTATCGGACTGGGGTTATCCATTGCTAAATGGATTATTGAGGAGCATATGGGCTCCGTTGAGGTCGTGACCAGACGCGGTGAAGGAACGACTTTCATCGTCTGGATGCCGGTTGTCTTTGCTCCACCTATCGAATAA
- a CDS encoding response regulator transcription factor encodes MRSTILIVDDDEKIVSMLRRGLAFEGYEVQTAANGAEGLSKLMDKEPDVVVLDVMMPQIDGFEVCRRLREAGSKVPVLMLTAKDEVQSRVTGLDTGADDYLVKPFALEELLARVRALLRRKSDIAETPDNRLVYEDIILDNDSREVLRDGKRLELTAKEFELLNLFMQNPKRVLSRDLIMDKIWGYDYSGESNVLEVYIAMLRQKTEEHGGKRLIQTIRGAGYILRGDS; translated from the coding sequence ATGCGCTCAACTATTTTGATTGTGGATGATGATGAAAAAATCGTGTCCATGCTCCGCCGGGGGCTGGCATTTGAAGGTTATGAGGTGCAGACAGCCGCCAATGGGGCTGAGGGTCTCAGTAAATTGATGGATAAGGAACCAGATGTGGTGGTACTGGATGTCATGATGCCCCAGATCGATGGTTTCGAAGTGTGTCGCCGCTTAAGGGAAGCAGGAAGCAAAGTACCTGTGCTCATGTTAACTGCGAAGGATGAGGTTCAGAGCCGGGTGACCGGACTAGATACAGGAGCGGATGATTATCTGGTGAAGCCCTTCGCACTTGAAGAATTGCTGGCACGTGTCCGCGCCTTGTTACGCCGTAAATCGGACATTGCGGAAACGCCGGATAATCGGCTTGTCTATGAAGACATTATATTGGACAATGACTCTCGCGAAGTGCTGCGTGACGGCAAACGTCTTGAGCTGACAGCCAAGGAATTCGAGCTATTGAATTTATTTATGCAAAATCCGAAAAGAGTACTCTCCCGTGATCTGATCATGGATAAAATCTGGGGTTATGACTATAGCGGAGAATCAAACGTACTGGAAGTATATATAGCGATGCTCCGGCAAAAAACGGAAGAGCATGGAGGTAAACGTTTAATCCAGACGATTCGTGGAGCGGGTTATATTTTGAGAGGTGACTCCTGA
- a CDS encoding S1C family serine protease, with protein MDERNYRPNRQDEEDQTKQADNRNTSGTDESSYYYSYGPFQSVNQEDTASSHVNHSDREEGNVQITRPEPVKPLPMYYNNGSSEQAGRSNGSSGTGNGGDGGNGGKNGNGNWNYNNRKPRSSIRSLLFSFIAGMLVITVLMYTADRTNLFTPQEALTSAKNQSTSQESTSTNTGSSNNVTASLLPTGKEDVSSVVTSTSPAVVKIETLATQSTRSGSQGGSTMSDPLYQYFFGNGSNGGMDSNQGQQQQQQQGSNQLVPLGIGSGFVFDKEGYILTNQHVIQGADVIQVTLENNSKPYEAKLLGSSFDLDLAVLKIEKNSGDDDFPVAPLGDSNSTQVGEWLVAIGNPEGFEHTVTAGVLSAKERTISIPDEETGKTREYSHLLQTDASINPGNSGGPLLNLNGEVIGMNVAVSADAQGIGFAIPSSVISDAVKYLKENKEVPKEPVPFIGASLMALTPEVAKQMGTDITEGSVVASTIYQSPAYQADLRAYDIITGANGTPYSTSQDLIDFIKTQEIGSEVTLNVVRDGKKMDIKIKIGNKNDYDTSQTSDQQQQTQP; from the coding sequence ATGGACGAACGTAATTACAGACCGAACCGTCAAGACGAGGAAGACCAAACAAAGCAAGCGGATAACCGCAATACATCCGGAACAGACGAATCCTCTTATTATTATTCTTATGGACCTTTTCAGTCCGTGAATCAGGAAGATACAGCAAGCAGTCATGTGAATCATAGCGACCGTGAAGAAGGCAATGTACAGATTACGAGACCGGAGCCTGTCAAGCCGCTTCCGATGTACTACAACAACGGATCTTCTGAACAGGCGGGCCGCAGCAACGGAAGCAGCGGTACCGGGAACGGTGGAGATGGCGGAAATGGTGGCAAAAACGGAAATGGAAACTGGAATTACAATAACCGTAAGCCGCGCTCCTCGATCAGATCACTATTGTTTTCCTTTATTGCAGGGATGCTGGTCATTACGGTATTGATGTACACGGCAGATCGCACGAACCTGTTTACTCCGCAAGAAGCCTTAACAAGTGCAAAGAATCAGAGCACAAGTCAGGAATCCACTTCTACGAATACAGGCAGCAGCAACAATGTGACTGCATCACTTCTTCCAACAGGTAAAGAGGATGTCTCTTCTGTAGTGACGAGCACAAGTCCTGCGGTTGTCAAAATTGAAACTTTGGCTACCCAGTCCACACGTAGTGGAAGTCAAGGTGGATCCACAATGAGTGATCCACTCTATCAATACTTCTTCGGTAACGGAAGTAACGGTGGAATGGATAGCAACCAAGGCCAGCAGCAGCAGCAGCAGCAGGGAAGCAATCAACTTGTTCCGCTCGGCATTGGTTCCGGATTTGTTTTTGACAAAGAAGGATATATCCTGACAAACCAGCACGTTATTCAAGGTGCAGATGTCATTCAGGTTACATTGGAGAACAACAGCAAACCTTACGAAGCCAAACTGCTGGGAAGCAGCTTCGATCTTGACCTTGCCGTATTGAAAATCGAAAAAAACAGCGGTGACGATGATTTCCCTGTTGCTCCACTTGGCGACTCGAACAGCACGCAAGTTGGTGAATGGCTCGTTGCCATTGGTAACCCTGAAGGCTTCGAGCACACCGTAACTGCCGGTGTTCTGAGCGCCAAAGAACGTACAATCAGCATCCCGGACGAAGAAACAGGCAAAACCCGTGAATACAGCCACCTGCTGCAAACCGATGCATCGATTAACCCGGGTAACTCTGGTGGCCCATTGCTTAACCTTAATGGTGAAGTCATTGGTATGAACGTAGCCGTTAGCGCTGACGCGCAAGGTATTGGATTTGCGATTCCTTCGAGCGTTATCTCGGATGCCGTGAAATATCTGAAAGAAAACAAAGAGGTTCCAAAAGAGCCGGTACCGTTCATTGGTGCATCTCTAATGGCACTGACGCCTGAAGTGGCGAAACAAATGGGAACCGATATTACTGAAGGTTCTGTCGTAGCCAGCACCATCTACCAGTCTCCAGCTTATCAAGCCGATCTGCGTGCCTATGATATCATCACGGGTGCAAATGGAACGCCGTACAGCACAAGCCAAGACCTGATTGATTTCATCAAAACTCAGGAAATCGGCAGCGAAGTTACATTGAATGTGGTACGGGATGGCAAGAAGATGGATATCAAAATTAAAATCGGTAACAAAAACGACTATGATACTTCACAAACATCTGATCAACAGCAACAAACACAACCATAA